A genomic stretch from Pieris napi chromosome 18, ilPieNapi1.2, whole genome shotgun sequence includes:
- the LOC125058613 gene encoding uncharacterized protein LOC125058613 — protein sequence MEPGPSTSKPFKDFTSPRKKRKVSHISENEKNMIVNVFKYVQETWPVDTYKSKMDMKKKTADILGIGKTTVYRVLNQYKECSTVKAPAPLKKRPNLIETIDDFDKSCIRKKVHDIFLKGEMPTINKILQAVNEDDMLPNFSRTSMWRMLKHLKFKYVTKKRNSALIERPDIVLWRLKYLKMIRKYREEGRPIYYLDETWVNAGHTVSKAWEDTTVKTAKQAFLEGLSTGAKNPTSKGNRLIVVHIGNEKGFLPGCQWVFENKATGDYHETMNADGFENWFKNVLEKLEPNSVIVMDNASYHSRRQERVPVTSWKKQAIQDWLSSKELIFEVKETKSELLEKVKNVKERYQSYVTDEMAKQSGIEVLRLPPYHCELNPIELVWADVKGHVARNNTTFKMADVKRLLEEGLNNINQLKWKNCVEHIKKEEQKLNRLDDSIDKTVDSFIINVTDSCTSSSSENDWETDTDERDIPV from the exons ATGGAGCCAGGTCCATCGACATCAAAACCGTTTAAAGACTTTACGTCACCACGTAAGAAGCGCAAGGTGTCACATATTTCagaaaacgaaaaaaatatgattgttAATGTTTTCAAATATGTACAAGAAACATGGCCTGTTGATACATATAAATCAAAAATGGACATGAAAAAGAAGACTGCGGATATTTTAGGCATTGGAAAGACTACTGTCTACCgtgttttaaatcaatataagGAATGTAGCACAGTAAAAGCACCAGCCCCATTAAAAAAGCGTCCTAATTTGATCGAAACGATTGACGACTTCGACAAATCGTGCATTAGAAAAAAAGTTCacgacatttttttaaagggtGAGATGccaacaataaacaaaattttacagGCTGTCAATGAAGACGACATGTTGCCCAATTTCAGCCGCACATCGATGTGGCGTATGCTGAAAcacttaaaatttaagtatgtCACCAAAAAAAGAAACAGCGCCTTGATTGAGAGGCCCGATATAGTTTTATGGCGCTTAAAGTATCTCAAAATGATTCGAAAATATAGAGAAGAAGGACgaccaatttattatttggatGAAACTTGGGTGAATGCAG GTCATACTGTGAGCAAAGCTTGGGAGGATACGACGGTGAAAACGGCTAAACAAGCCTTTTTGGAAGGCTTATCAACAGGAGCAAAAAATCCGACATCCAAAGGAAACCGCCTGATTGTAGTCCACATAGGAAACGAAAAGGGATTCCTACCTGGTTGTCAGTGGGTGTTCGAGAATAAGGCAACGGGAGATTACCACGAGACGATGAACGCCGATGGTTTTGAAAACTGGTTCAAAAATGTTCTTGAAAAGCTCGAACCAAATTCTGTGATCGTGATGGACAATGCAAGCTACCATTCTAGGCGCCAAGAACGTGTTCCGGTCACCAGTTGGAAAAAGCAAGCCATCCAAGATTGGCTTTCTTCAAAAGAACTAATATTTGAAGTTAAGGAGACAAAATCAGAGTTACtagaaaaagttaaaaatgtaaagGAAAGATACCAATCCTACGTGACCGACGAAATGGCTAAACAGTCTGGGATTGAAGTTTTACGCTTACCACCCTACCACTGCGAGCTCAATCCGATTGAGCTAGTCTGGGCTGATGTAAAAGGCCATGTGGCAAGAAATAATACGACTTTTAAAATGGCTGATGTGAAAAGGTTGCTTGAAGAAggacttaataatataaatcagtTAAAATGGAAGAACTGTGTTGAACACATAAAGAAAGaggaacaaaaattaaatagactGGACGACAGTATTGATAAAACTGTAgacagttttattataaatgtgacAGACTCGTGCACATCCTCATCATCAGAAAACGATTGGGAAACTGACACTGATGAACGTGACATCCCtgtttaa